One segment of Rosa chinensis cultivar Old Blush chromosome 6, RchiOBHm-V2, whole genome shotgun sequence DNA contains the following:
- the LOC112172270 gene encoding F-box protein AFR: MSMGFSTMAALTSSASTPETENSDVERSRSRSNKSEPLIPGLPDEVAELCLVYLPYPYQALVRSVSASWRRAISDPAFLHCKKSLSLPLPYLFVFAFNKSTARIQWQALDPRSGRWFVLPPMPGHYSKLASPPGLACASLPRQGMLVVLGGSDAESSMRSTIVYRTSTNQWSSMAPMPTARSYFDAGTINNKIVAVGGSGTRENDSIRAIECYNPENDTWATLATMPVGLAKYDSHVVGDKMYVTEGWTWPFMFSPRGLVYDSKTDAWRDMSPGMREGWTGVSVVVGNKLLVISEYGDCPMKVYDHDKDTWRYVGGDKFPCDSLRRPFAVSAVEGSIYVVACGLNVGIGRLSESEAEKGELQVEWQVLPAPSAFRGFSPSSCEVLYA; encoded by the coding sequence ATGTCCATGGGTTTTTCAACAATGGCAGCTCTGACTTCCTCTGCATCAACCCCAGAAACTGAGAATTCTGACGTAGAAAGgagcagaagcagaagcaacAAATCTGAGccgttgattcctggacttccAGACGAGGTGGCCGAGCTGTGTCTTGTTTACCTTCCGTATCCGTACCAAGCTTTGGTGCGTTCGGTCTCTGCTTCGTGGAGGAGAGCCATTTCAGACCCGGCTTTTCTTCACTGCAAGAAGTCACTTTCGCTCCCGCTGCCTTATCTTTTCGTTTTCGCCTTCAACAAATCGACGGCCAGGATTCAGTGGCAAGCGCTCGACCCTCGATCGGGCCGTTGGTTTGTCCTACCTCCGATGCCGGGGCATTATTCCAAGCTCGCGAGTCCACCGGGGTTAGCGTGTGCCTCCTTGCCACGTCAGGGGATGCTTGTCGTGTTGGGTGGATCGGACGCGGAATCGTCTATGCGGTCCACTATTGTATACCGTACATCTACCAATCAGTGGTCCAGCATGGCTCCCATGCCGACCGCCCGATCGTATTTTGACGCGGGAACCATCAATAATAAGATCGTAGCAGTCGGAGGTAGTGGGACCCGTGAGAATGACTCGATCAGGGCCATTGAGTGTTATAACCCTGAAAATGACACATGGGCGACACTGGCCACGATGCCAGTTGGACTTGCCAAGTATGACTCCCACGTGGTGGGGGATAAGATGTACGTCACCGAGGGGTGGACGTGGCCCTTCATGTTCTCGCCACGCGGCCTTGTCTACGACTCGAAGACGGACGCGTGGCGAGATATGAGTCCTGGGATGAGGGAAGGGTGGACAGGTGTCAGCGTGGTCGTGGGCAACAAGTTATTAGTGATTTCGGAGTATGGAGATTGTCCGATGAAGGTTTATGACCACGATAAGGACACATGGCGGTACGTCGGCGGGGACAAGTTCCCGTGCGACTCACTTAGACGGCCTTTTGCTGTTAGCGCGGTGGAGGGGAGCATATATGTGGTGGCATGTGGGCTGAATGTGGGAATAGGAAGGCTGTCTGAATCAGAAGCAGAAAAGGGTGAGCTACAAGTTGAGTGGCAGGTTCTGCCAGCTCCAAGTGCTTTTAGGGGTTTTTCTCCTTCTAGTTGTGAAGTGCTTTATGCCTGA